The following coding sequences lie in one Phragmites australis chromosome 8, lpPhrAust1.1, whole genome shotgun sequence genomic window:
- the LOC133927196 gene encoding protein REVEILLE 6-like translates to MVSMSTTPKPLDAAVAGAGGGVDEGGGGGGKKQQGMRGVLAIAAPPMAVPAPDPAGEEARKTRKPYTITKSRESWTEPEHDKFLEALQLFDRDWKKIEAYVGSKTVIQIRSHAQKYFLKVQKNGTGEHLPPPRPKRKAAHPYPQKASKNVSQAVLSQQLPPPREQGPVMSMDTSNVVRNTNGNAAVPSWDNALVQPFSASHVQGAVATNNCSSSIESPSGTWPTSEAVEQENAVLPLRVMPDFARVYSFLGSIFDPDTSGHLQRLKAMDPIDVETVLLLMRNLSTNLTSPDFEEHRRLLSSYSYGGGDHIKSEGIENLGSPQSCHLPFMVTSE, encoded by the exons ATGGTTTCGATGAGCACGACGCCGAAGCCGCTCGACGCCGCCGTCGCGGGCGCAGGcggaggcgtggatgagggaggaggcggaggcgggaaGAAGCAGCAGGGGATGCGGGGGGTGTTGGCGATCGCGGCGCCGCCGATGGCGGTGCCGGCCCCGGATCCAGCGGGGGAGGAGGCGAGGAAGACTAGGAAGCCGTACACCATCACCAAGTCGCGGGAGAGCTGGACGGAGCCGGAGCACGACAAGTTCCTCGAGGCGCTGCAGCT TTTTGATCGTGAttggaaaaaaattgaagcatatGTTGGCTCAAAGACTGTCATACAG ATAAGGAGCCATGCACAGAAATACTTTTTGAAGGTTCAGAAGAATGGTACAGGTGAGCATCTGCCCCCACCCCGGCCAAAGCGAAAGGCGGCTCATCCATATCCCCAGAAAGCCTCAAAGAATG TTTCTCAAGCTGTATTATCACAACAACTCCCTCCTCCGAGGGAGCAAGGCCCTGTTATGTCTATGGATACATCTAATGTTGTTAGGAACACAAATGGGAATGCAGCGGTGCCTTCCTGGGACAATGCTCTTGTTCAACCTTTCAGTGCAAGTCATGTGCAAG GTGCTGTTGCAACAAATAACTGCTCTAGTAGCATAGAGAGCCCATCTGGAACTTGGCCAACTTCTGAAGCAGTTGAGCAAGAAAACGCCGTTCTACCACTCCGTG TCATGCCAGATTTTGCCCGAGTATACAGCTTTCTGGGAAGCATATTTGATCCTGATACTAGTGGGCATTTGCAGAGGTTAAAGGCGATGGATCCAATTGACGTTGAAACA GTACTACTGCTTATGAGAAATCTATCCACGAACCTTACTAGTCCTGACTTTGAAGAACAT CGGAGGTTACTATCATCATATAGTTATGGTGGTGGGGACCACATTAAATCTGAAGGCATAGAAAATCTTGGCTCTCCTCAGAGTTGCCATCTCCCATTTAT GGTAACAAGTGAATGA